One Acetobacter ghanensis DNA window includes the following coding sequences:
- a CDS encoding glycosyltransferase family protein: protein MSFLIGIVLSSVPMLIYGNAYYRDDMQTQYMPVFYSIGSMLIHYHQIPFLTTHTWFGGNISGEFQYGIFNPVELILYSFLPIIKSLPWGAGFLAAIHYGILSAGIFFLCKTLGISNKYAYVGAVTIVLNNFIFYWFAESWFPEFSSISFMVWAVAFVLRAKDSKWDFLAAVIATYLTITTGFPQTIIALALCGLIYSGIEIYRNRTLISSLPLISLGLGGMAALISILPTLAMLLISDRTASDMTTATSMIPSLGDLLVVFNPIHPSHILYPDNRNVKASLYYAGWFILPALMFINWKSIRYIPQKNLCIFVCVFVF from the coding sequence TTGAGTTTTCTGATCGGAATAGTTCTGTCATCAGTTCCGATGCTAATTTATGGAAATGCATATTATCGTGATGATATGCAAACCCAATATATGCCAGTATTCTATTCCATTGGCAGTATGCTTATCCACTATCACCAGATACCATTTTTGACCACGCATACATGGTTTGGCGGGAATATATCTGGTGAGTTCCAATATGGCATCTTCAATCCGGTCGAGTTAATTTTATATTCTTTTCTGCCAATCATTAAGTCTCTACCATGGGGGGCTGGGTTTCTGGCCGCCATCCATTACGGGATACTATCAGCCGGTATATTTTTCCTGTGTAAAACGTTAGGAATATCCAACAAGTATGCATATGTCGGGGCGGTAACTATTGTCCTGAATAATTTCATTTTTTATTGGTTTGCAGAAAGCTGGTTTCCTGAATTCTCTTCTATATCGTTTATGGTATGGGCCGTCGCATTTGTTCTACGTGCCAAAGATTCAAAATGGGATTTCCTGGCTGCTGTTATTGCCACATATTTGACTATTACAACCGGGTTTCCTCAGACTATCATTGCTCTTGCTTTATGTGGTCTTATTTACTCAGGAATAGAGATATATAGAAACAGGACTTTAATATCTAGCTTGCCTTTGATTTCTCTCGGTTTGGGGGGGATGGCGGCTCTTATATCTATTTTGCCCACGCTGGCGATGCTGCTGATTTCAGATAGAACAGCATCAGATATGACAACAGCAACCTCCATGATACCTAGCTTGGGGGATTTATTGGTTGTCTTTAACCCTATTCATCCATCGCACATTTTGTACCCTGATAATCGTAACGTTAAAGCCTCGTTGTATTATGCGGGCTGGTTTATTCTGCCTGCATTGATGTTTATAAATTGGAAGTCGATACGTTATATTCCTCAAAAGAATTTGTGTATTTTTGTTTGTGTATTTGTTTTTTAA